The segment CGTCGTGCTCGAATGGCGTCCCGAAGACCGCGAGGCGAGGGCTTTGTACCTGATCTACGTCGGCATTTTGCTCCGCGATTTCGAGCGCCGGTTCCGGTTGGTTCGATGCCTCTGCAGGTCCACTGACCCGACCGTTCCGGCGGTTCGCGGAAAACTATTTCTCCTGCAGCCTGATGGTCCGCGCACGCCGCGGTAACTCAGTTTGGGAGAGTGCGAGACTGAAGATCTCGAAGTCGCCGGTTCGAGCCCGGCCCGCGGCACTTTCTCCGGTGGATGTGCAGCAACCTTTTTACCGCGCGGATCCTTCGTCGGCCGTCCCGCCTTAGCTCAGCCTGGTCAGAGCGGGTGACTGTAGAGCGCTCCCGTGCACACGTGCGCGGTGCCCGCTGCCATCATCAGGCCCCCGGTTCAAATCCGGGAGGCGGGATCTCCTTATTTCCACTCCGCCAGGATGTCCGCGATGCGGCGAGGGTGACCTCGCGAGGTAGGCGGGATTATCTTCGTCGTCCCTCGGCTCGCTCCGTCTTGAGCCATAGGGACGCAAGGACGGCAACAAGCGCGACGGCCACCGCGAGCCACAACGGGGCCACGACGATCCCGAGGGCGCCGTCGAGGGACCACGCCCCGGCGCCGAGGAAGACGAGCGCTACGGCGGTGGCCAGGTAGGAGAGGTCCAGCTCGTATCCGAGGACGAGCTTCTTGCCCATTTTGGTCCGGGAGAGAATCGTCGTGCCGACCATCTCCAGAGCGATGAACGTCGCCGCCACCTGCGTGAGGAAACCCACGACGAGCCCCAGCCCCCCAAAGAATTCGAGGGCGCCGGCCGTCAAGGTCAGTGGGGCGGGGACTCCGAGGCGCTCCATGTACGCGATCGTCTGAGTGCGTTTCTCGGAATCGAAGACCTTCGGGAACCCGTGGACCATCATGATGGCCCCCAGGAAGACTCGGAGCACGAGAGCCGCCACATCGGTCGATCCAGGGAACCAAACCGTGCGGATCCGCCTCCTCGAGGATGCGCGACTTCCACTTGAACGGCCGACCCTTATGGTCTTTTCGCTTCAGCGGCACTCGGGACGGGGCTTGCCGGCCGACCGGTTGCCGCGGAATTCATTACTCGCGGACGCAATGGGCGGGGCGGTGGGTCGATGGACAAGAAGGCGAAGAAGGCCGTCCTGCAGATGATTCCATACGGCGCATACGTCGTCGGGACGAAGACGGACGAGGGGTCGGACCACTTGATGTTCGGCACGTGGCTGATGCAGACGTCGTTCAAGCCGCCGCTCGTCGCGTTCGCGCTCTCCGAGGACAGCCGTACGCTGGCTCACGTTCGCCGATCGAAGGCGTTCGCGGTCTCATTCCTCGCGGACGGCATGAAGGAGATCGCGGAGAGCGTCGTCGATGGCTCGTTCGAGAAGGTCAAGACGGATTACACCCCCTCCGGCCTGCCCGTGGTGAACGGCGGCGCAGGCTGGATTGAGTGCAAGACCGTCGACATCTTGGACCGCGGGGACCATCGGATCGCCCTTGCGGAAATCGTCGAGGTCCACCAAGGGCGCGGTAAGCTGATGCCCCTCGATGGCCTGAAGTGGCACTACGGCGGCTGAGTCACTCCCGATCGCGCCGCCCTCGGAGTTCAAGAACCGCGGTTCCATTCCCGACGCCATGGCCGGATTTCCGGAGATCGTCCGCCGACTTCCCGAGGCGGAAGCGTCGCTGCGTGGTATTACGCTCCGCCTGTTGCAAGGGCCAACCGCCTGCGTCACGTTCGTCGAGGCGATGCAAGACTCCGAGGTGCCGGAACACGCTCACGGTGCCCAGTGGGGAATCGTCGTCGCGGGCGAGCTCCTCTTGACGATCGGAGGGAAGACGCGCGTCCTGGCGCCCGGGGAGGAGTACTTCGTGCCGGCCGGAGTCCCTCATTCGGCGAAGCTCAAGGCGGGCGTGAGGGTCATCGATTTCTTCGACGATCCGAACCGGTACCGAGCGCGGAAGTCGTGAGCCGCGGAGTCGTCAGTCGACGCGGCCGCGCTTCACGAGCGGATCGTCGAGGAACCGTGCGAGCGCGCGGTCGACTTGTTCCGGGACTGAGAGCGAAGGTTCCCCCGTTGCCGCGAAAACTTGGGGGACCGCCGGTCGGCGGACTGCGACCGCGCGGGCCGTCCGCTCCGCTGTCATGACGAGGGCGGCGGACAACGCTGCGGCCACCACGATGATGAGGAACAGCAGGTCCGTGACGAACGACGCTTCGGTAGGCCCAATCACGCCGATTTCGATGGCGTAGAGGATGAGGACCGTGTCCGTCATGCCCCGGCCGACGGTCGCCCGCAAGATGCCGGCGTCTAAGGGAGGCAGTCTCCAGACTCGCGCGAGGCCGATCGAGGAGGGCAGCCGGGAGAGATAGAAGACCAGCCCGAACGCGATCGCGCCGAATAAGACGGTCTCCGTGATGCCTGAGAGGGTGACGCGGAGTCCGAGGTAGAGGAAGAAGAACGTGCGCAGAAGGAACACGAGTTCGCGGTGGAACTCTTGGAGGCCTCGGGACCCCGGCGCCCCAGGTTGCGGGGCGAGCAGGACGCGTCGGTGGCCCAGGACGAGCCCGAACACGAACGCGGCGAGGCCGCCATTGCCGCCGAGCAACCCTTCCCCCACGGCGTACAGGAAGACGGCGAGCGCGACCGAAGTCATGAAGGCGAAACTCCGGGGCCGCGGACCGCGGACCGCTCTTGACCACCCTTCCCCCACCAGGTACGCGACGATCACGGTCGCGCCGACATCCATGAGGAACGGGGCCCACGCCAACGAGCCGGCGGGATCGGTCGGAAGGCGGACGAGCAGGAGGACCAGGATCGTCGCGACGATGTTCCCCATCACCCCCTCGACCGTGAGCGTGAAACGCGTGCGCGTCTCCACCCCCGCTTCGGGGCAGGACGCTCAGAACAATCGTCGCGCTCGGCCCGCAAAATGCCAGGGCGAGGATGATAGCGGTCGTCGAGGAGAGCTGCAGTAGCTAGGTGGCGACCAGCCATGTGCCCGCGATCGACAGCGCCATCGCCGCGGCCGTATGCGCCGCAGTGACCGCCCAGATCCCGCCCATCCCCCGCACATGGAGGACGAGCCCTCCCTCGAACAAGATGAAGGCGAGCGCGACGCTGGTGAGGATCGGGGCGACGGAGGCGAGGGACGCGCGCGGATCGAGGGCGCCGAGGGGGAGGAGCCCGGATCCGAGGAGGAGCCCCAGCGCCATCAGGATGAAGTAGTCTGGAACGCGGAACCGATCGAAGATCTGCGCCGCCGCGAAACCGAGCAAGACGAGCGACGCGCCGGCGAGGAGGAAGACCCACGGGTCCGCCATCGCACGGCGTCGAGAGGGCTTGTCGAATTTAAAGGTCGTCCCGTGCGTATCTCTCGAACGAATACGTGGCGAACCGTCGGCGTGCCGAGCGGGAGACGCATGCGCTTCCGCGCGCCGTTTGTCAAGTCGTCCCCGCGACAAATCTATTAATACGCTCGCGGCCGTTGAAAGCCGTCAGACAAAGGTCCGACTGGCGGGCCTTGGTGGGATGGGCATGGGACTCCTTCGTTGGCTCCTCTGGCCGCTCCGGACCGATCGGAGGGCGGAGGAACGCAATCCGCCCCGCCGCCGGCACACGTCGAAGGGGATGCGGGAGAGCCATCGTCCCGGCGTCTACCGGATCGAAGTGGACGGAGAGGCGAGCCGGTTCCACGGCGACGGGCCGCCGTTCTCCTTCTGGTCGTCCTCCCGGATCATCCTCATCCTCTCGTTCCTGCTGTGGTGGGTCCAGCCGGCCGGCCCGATGATTGCGGGCTTCGTCGGCGGACGTCGCTCCGGCTCCCCGATGAAAGGCGTGACGGCGGCGCTCCTGCCCGTCCTCACGATCTACGTCGCGAACGCGGCGTACGCGCATAACTTCGCGTCCCGGCAGATCGACTTCGTCGGCTCCATCCCGCTGGTCCTGAGCGACGCGGTCTCGAGCATCCTGCCGTTCCTCCTGCCGTACAAGGAGTTCATGGTCGCGTACATGCAAGGCTTCGTCCAGGCCCTGACCACGACGTTCGGCATGGGGACGAACGGCTACCTCATGGTCATCATCTTCGCGTACATCGGCGGCTTGATCGCGGAGCAGACGCGACGGGAGCTGACGTTCGGCTCCGGCACCGGATCTTCGGTCGGCGTGAATCTCGTGCAACCGATCCTCGGCGCACGGCCGTACGTCGACGATGAGGAAGAGCCGTACGATGACGACGAGGAGGTCGTCCGATCGCGGCACCCGATCCGGGCGCGCGCCCGCGGCCACGCACGCCCCATCGTCGTCCCCGAAGCCCGTCGGCGGCATCGCGGGCGCTTGGACCGCTTCGATGATTATCGCGAAGTCCCGGCGGAAGTGCTCGACACGCAGGGCGGTCGGCACGCGACCCGCCTCCGTCGTCGTCTGGACGACGACGAGGAAGAAGAGGACGACGAGCGCGAGGTCGTCGAGGTGCACCTGCATCGCTCCGGTCGCGTCCACGAAGACGATCGGCGGGCCCGCCATCACCGCGCCCGCGAGGAGCCGGACGAAGACGAGGACGATGAGCCGCGCGAACGGGAGAGTCGCCCTGCGCGGCTCCGAAGCCAAGCGGAGGAGCGCGCGATTCAGCGATTCGTCGAGCGCGCGCTGAAGAATTACGAGCACTGAATTTCGATTCGCGGAGTTGCGAGCGACAACTTTTTTACCGAACGGTCCTCTGACTCTATCCGCCCCGAATGTTCTGTCCGAAATGCGGCTCGCTCATGTTCCCCACGAAGGGGAGGGTGCATTGCAACTCGTGCGGGTACGAGCGGTCCCTGTCGGGCAAGGATTCGAACGTCGCGCCAGTCGCGCGCGCGGGGAAGGAGAAGCCCGCGGAGACGCTCGTCCTCGACGAGATCACGGAGACGCTCCCGAAGACGCGCGTCGAGTGCCCGAAGTGCGGTCACTACGAGGCGTTCTGGGTGATGCGGCAGACGCGCGCGGCGGACGAGCCGACAACGCGGATCTACCGGTGCGTGAAATGCGGGCACACGTGGCGAGAATACTGAGCGATTGTCTGCCGAGCATCCGGTCCCGGGGCCGTGCGTCCGCGCGACCGGAACGACGCGGCGGGCCGAAGGCCCGGGAACCTTTATAATCGTCGATAGGATTGCGGACCGAAATTCATGGGGGAGCGCGAATTGTTCGAGGCCAAGGTCAAGGCGGACGTTCTCAAGGAGATCGTCGACGTTGTATCGACGCTCGTCGATGAGGCGAAATTCAACGTCGGCAAGGACTCCGTCATCGTCAAGGCCGTCGACCCCGCGCACGTCGCGATGGTCGATCTCTCGCTCGACCGAGGGGCCTTCGAGGCGTTCAAGGCGGACGAAGGCGAGCTCGGGATCGACATGGACAAGATGAAGGAGATCCTGCGTCTGGCGAAGGCCGGCGAGACGATCTCCGTGAGCCACGACGAGGACAAGAACCGGCTCGTCGTGACGGTCGGCAACACGACCCGGCGGATGGCCCTCGTCGACACCGCGGGCATGAGCGACCCGAAGGTGCCGAGCCTGAACCTCCCCGCGAAGGTCGTCGTGCGGACGGACGAGTTGCGCCAGGCGATCCGTGCCTCGGAAAGTATCAGCGACCACATTGCGCTCAAGGCGTCGCCGGACGGATTCGAGATCGCGTCGGAGGGTGACACCGACAACGTGTCCCATATGGTCGCGAAGGACCTCCTCGAGGAGCTGCAGGCGAAGGAAGCGGTCCGGTCCCTGTTCCCGCTCGACTACTTTTCGAACATGGTGAAGGCGATCAGCTCCGCGCCGAACGTGACGCTGTACCTCGGGTCCGACTATCCCGTCAAGATTGAGTTCAAGATCGCGGGCGGCAAGGGCGATGTGCGCTTTCTCCTCGCGCCTCGGATCGAGTCGTCCGATTAGAGGCTCGTAGGGGACACCGCGGGCCCGCAGCATCAAACCGAACGATGCCCCCGCACGGCGAGCCGTCGAACATCGGCCAAGCGTCGGAATCGACGGATCACCCGAGGGTCAGACGCCGAACGCGAGACGCAGGAGCGCATACGCGGCCATCCCCACGCCCGCAGAGGCGGGGATCGTGATGATCCACGCCCAGACGATTCGGCGAGCGACGCCCCATCGGACCGCGGACAGACGCTTCGTCGCCCCGACACCCATGATGGCCGATGCGATCACGTGGGTCGTGCTCACCGGGATGCCCGCGAGGGCGGTGGTCGCGAGGGCGATGCCGCCTCCGGTCTCCGCGGAGAACCCCTGCCACGGCCGGAGGGCCGTCACCCGCTGCGACATCGTCCGGACGATCCGCCACCCGCCGAAGAACGTGCCGAGGGAGATTGACGCGTGGGCCCCGAGGATCACCCAGAAGGGGACGCGGAACTCTCCCGTCGCGGGCCCCCACGGCGGCCCGATCGCCGCCACGAGGAGAATGAGCGTGATGATGCCCATCCCTTTCTGTGCATCGTTCGTCCCGTGGGTCACGCTGTAGAAAAAGCTCGAAAGGAGCTGAAGCCGCTTGAACTCATGGTTCACCCTCGTCGGCGTGGACCGGCGGAACACCCAGATCGCGGCGACGGAGAGCCCGAAGGCGGAGACGAGGCCGAACAGGGGAGCGGCCACCATGAACACGACGACCTGCACGAGCCCTTTCAGCAGGACTTTCGCGAGGAGGACCGCGGGGATGAGGCCCACGCAGAGCCCCGCGAGGAGGACCGTCCCGGCCGAAGGCCGGTTGTGCCGGAGGATGCTCCAAACGCTGAAGGCCGCGGCGCCGCTTACAAATGCGACCCCCGTGAAGGCTAGGAACAGCATGATGTTCTCCGCGCTCGGCAGGAAGACCGCGCCGACGCCCGCCGCGACGATCGTCGATCCGATGAGGCCTCCGATCAGAGCGTGGCTGCTCGACGTCGGGAGCCCCCAGAGCCATGTGAGGAGGTCCCAGACGATCGCCCCCACGACGCCTCCCATGATCACCGCCATGGCATGGAGGATTTGCGTCTCGGTCATTGAGCCCGCGCCGACGCCAAGCACGCTCGTGTCGATGATCCCTTTTCCGATTGTCTCCGCGATCGCGTTCGTGATGAAGACCATGCCGACGAAGTTGCCGACCGCGGCCATCGCGACCGCCTTTGTCGGTGTCAGGACCTTCGTCGCGACCACCGTCGCGATCGCATTCGCCGCGTCGTGGAAGCCGTTGAAGAAGTCGAAGCAGAACACGACGAGGATCGCGATGACGAGGAGAGCGAGGAGGTCGCTCATCGGGTACCGCGGCCTCCCCGGATTGCGGCCTGGGGGGACATCGGAGCGACCTCGGCGCGTCACTGGTTCTTGGCGACGATGTCGCTGAGGACGTTCGCGACGTCCTCGCACTCGTCCGTCGCCTGCTCGAGCACCTCGGTGATCTCCTTGAACTTGATGATTCGCACCGGGTCCTTCTCGCGGAACAGGGCGGCCACTGCGTTGTTCATGAGGTCGTCTGCGACGTTCTCGAGGCGGTGGACCTCGATTGCAATCCGCTCCACGTCGCGGGCCCGTTTCATGTGGCGGATCATGCCGACGGCGTCCTTCAGGAGGTGCGTCGCGTCCGCGATGACATCGCCGAGGTCCACCATCGCCTTGGTCGGTCGATCGATCTCATAAAGGGCGATCCGGCTTGCCGCCGCCTCGATCATATCGAGGATCGTGTCGAGCGAGGAAGCCAACGCCTGGATGTCCTCCCGGTCAATCGGGGTGATGAAGGTCTTGTTCAGCTCTTCGAACACATCGTGCGTGGTCTCGTCTCCCCAGTGTTCGATGCCCTTGATTTTTCGGCACTTGGCCTGGACGTCGTCGAAGTTGTGCAACACGTCCTTCAACGCGAGCGCG is part of the Thermoplasmata archaeon genome and harbors:
- a CDS encoding inorganic phosphate transporter; this encodes MSDLLALLVIAILVVFCFDFFNGFHDAANAIATVVATKVLTPTKAVAMAAVGNFVGMVFITNAIAETIGKGIIDTSVLGVGAGSMTETQILHAMAVIMGGVVGAIVWDLLTWLWGLPTSSSHALIGGLIGSTIVAAGVGAVFLPSAENIMLFLAFTGVAFVSGAAAFSVWSILRHNRPSAGTVLLAGLCVGLIPAVLLAKVLLKGLVQVVVFMVAAPLFGLVSAFGLSVAAIWVFRRSTPTRVNHEFKRLQLLSSFFYSVTHGTNDAQKGMGIITLILLVAAIGPPWGPATGEFRVPFWVILGAHASISLGTFFGGWRIVRTMSQRVTALRPWQGFSAETGGGIALATTALAGIPVSTTHVIASAIMGVGATKRLSAVRWGVARRIVWAWIITIPASAGVGMAAYALLRLAFGV
- a CDS encoding flavin reductase family protein, with the translated sequence MDKKAKKAVLQMIPYGAYVVGTKTDEGSDHLMFGTWLMQTSFKPPLVAFALSEDSRTLAHVRRSKAFAVSFLADGMKEIAESVVDGSFEKVKTDYTPSGLPVVNGGAGWIECKTVDILDRGDHRIALAEIVEVHQGRGKLMPLDGLKWHYGG
- a CDS encoding cupin domain-containing protein, with protein sequence MAGFPEIVRRLPEAEASLRGITLRLLQGPTACVTFVEAMQDSEVPEHAHGAQWGIVVAGELLLTIGGKTRVLAPGEEYFVPAGVPHSAKLKAGVRVIDFFDDPNRYRARKS
- a CDS encoding DUF47 family protein; the protein is MGLKEWIIPQERQFFDLLEKLAATVDEGALALKDVLHNFDDVQAKCRKIKGIEHWGDETTHDVFEELNKTFITPIDREDIQALASSLDTILDMIEAAASRIALYEIDRPTKAMVDLGDVIADATHLLKDAVGMIRHMKRARDVERIAIEVHRLENVADDLMNNAVAALFREKDPVRIIKFKEITEVLEQATDECEDVANVLSDIVAKNQ
- a CDS encoding DoxX family protein produces the protein MLRVFLGAIMMVHGFPKVFDSEKRTQTIAYMERLGVPAPLTLTAGALEFFGGLGLVVGFLTQVAATFIALEMVGTTILSRTKMGKKLVLGYELDLSYLATAVALVFLGAGAWSLDGALGIVVAPLWLAVAVALVAVLASLWLKTERAEGRRR
- the pcn gene encoding proliferating cell nuclear antigen (pcna); the encoded protein is MGERELFEAKVKADVLKEIVDVVSTLVDEAKFNVGKDSVIVKAVDPAHVAMVDLSLDRGAFEAFKADEGELGIDMDKMKEILRLAKAGETISVSHDEDKNRLVVTVGNTTRRMALVDTAGMSDPKVPSLNLPAKVVVRTDELRQAIRASESISDHIALKASPDGFEIASEGDTDNVSHMVAKDLLEELQAKEAVRSLFPLDYFSNMVKAISSAPNVTLYLGSDYPVKIEFKIAGGKGDVRFLLAPRIESSD
- a CDS encoding transcription factor S codes for the protein MFCPKCGSLMFPTKGRVHCNSCGYERSLSGKDSNVAPVARAGKEKPAETLVLDEITETLPKTRVECPKCGHYEAFWVMRQTRAADEPTTRIYRCVKCGHTWREY